The region ACACGAACTATGCGGAGAAGACGACGGATTTCGGCAGGAACGTCGTCGTGGGCAACTACATCTACTCGCTGCTGCTCGGCATGTCCGTCCCGGACGTCTCCGGCAAGGCGATCGCCAACCTGGAGATCGAGTCGCTGAAGCACGTGGCGCCGACCTTCCACGGCGACACGATCTACGGCGAGACCACGGTCCTCGACAAGACACCCTCGAAGTCGAAGAGCGACCGCGGGATCGTCTACGTCGAGACCAAGGGCTACAAGCAGGACGGCACGCTGGTGTGCGTGTTCCGCCGCAAGGTCATGGTGCCGACCGAGACGTACATCAAGGAGCGCGGGGGCGAGCAGCCCGGCCGTCCGGAACTCAAGCA is a window of Streptomyces mirabilis DNA encoding:
- a CDS encoding MaoC family dehydratase — protein: MQFGRTYEEFEVGAVYKHWPGKTVTEYDDHLFCLLTMNHHPLHMDTNYAEKTTDFGRNVVVGNYIYSLLLGMSVPDVSGKAIANLEIESLKHVAPTFHGDTIYGETTVLDKTPSKSKSDRGIVYVETKGYKQDGTLVCVFRRKVMVPTETYIKERGGEQPGRPELKQQEK